From one Bos javanicus breed banteng chromosome 15, ARS-OSU_banteng_1.0, whole genome shotgun sequence genomic stretch:
- the SERPINH1 gene encoding serpin H1, which translates to MRALLLISTICLLARALAAEVKKPAAAAAPGTAEKLSPKAATLAERSAGLAFSLYQAMAKDQAVENILLSPVVVASSLGLVSLGGKAATASQAKAVLSAEQLRDDEVHAGLGELLRSLSNSTARNVTWKLGSRLYGPSSVSFAEDFVRSSKQHYNCEHSKINFRDKRSALQSINEWAAQTTDGKLPEVTKDVERTDGALLVNAMFFKPHWDERFHHKMVDNRGFMVTRSYTVGVTMMHRTGLYNYYDDEKEKLQMVEMPLAHKLSSLIIIMPHHVEPLERLEKLLTKEQLKVWMGKMQKKAVAISLPKGVVEVTHDLQKHLAGLGLTEAIDKNKADLSRMSGKKDLYLASVFHATAFEWDTDGNPFDQDIYGREELRSPKLFYADHPFIFLVRDTQSGSLLFIGRLVRPKGDKMRDEL; encoded by the exons ATGCGTGCCCTCCTGCTCATCAGCACCATCTGCCTCCTGGCCAGGGCCCTGGCCGCTGAGGTGAAGAAACCTGCGGCTGCAGCAGCTCCGGGCACCGCTGAGAAGCTGAGCCCCAAGGCGGCCACGCTGGCTGAGCGCAGCGCCGGCCTGGCCTTCAGCCTATACCAGGCCATGGCCAAGGACCAGGCGGTGGAGAACATCCTGCTGTCACCCGTGGTGGTGGCCTCGTCCCTGGGGCTCGTGTCGCTGGGCGGCAAGGCGGCCACGGCATCGCAGGCCAAGGCGGTGCTGAGCGCCGAGCAGCTGCGCGACGACGAGGTGCACGCGGGCCTGGGCGAGCTGCTGCGCTCGCTCAGCAACAGCACGGCGCGCAACGTCACCTGGAAGCTGGGCAGCCGCCTGTACGGGCCCAGCTCCGTGAGCTTCGCAGAGGACTTCGTGCGCAGCAGCAAGCAGCACTACAACTGTGAGCACTCCAAGATCAACTTCCGCGACAAGCGGAGCGCCCTGCAGTCCATCAACGAGTGGGCGGCGCAGACCACCGACGGCAAGCTGCCCGAAGTCACCAAGGACGTGGAGCGCACCGATGGCGCGCTGCTGGTCAATGCCATGTTCTTCAAGC CGCACTGGGATGAGAGATTCCACCACAAGATGGTGGACAACCGAGGCTTCATGGTGACCCGTTCCTATACCGTGGGTGTCACCATGATGCACCGGACAG GTCTCTACAACTACTATGACGACGAGAAGGAGAAGCTGCAGATGGTGGAGATGCCGCTGGCGCACAAGCTGTCCAGCCTCATCATCATCATGCCCCACCACGTGGAGCCCCTTGAGCGCCTGGAAAAGCTGCTGACCAAAGAGCAGCTGAAGGTCTGGATGGGCAAGATGCAGAAGAAGGCTGTGGCCATCTCCCTGCCCAAGGGAGTCGTGGAGGTGACCCACGACTTACAG AAAcacttggctgggctgggtctgaCCGAGGCCATCGACAAGAACAAGGCAGACCTGTCTCGCATGTCGGGCAAGAAGGACCTATACCTGGCCAGCGTGTTCCACGCCACTGCCTTTGAGTGGGACACGGATGGCAACCCCTTCGACCAGGACATCTACGGGCGTGAGGAGCTGCGCAGCCCCAAGCTCTTCTACGCTGACCACCCCTTCATCTTCCTGGTTCGAGACACCCAGAGTGGCTCTCTGCTGTTCATCGGGCGCCTAGTCCGGCCCAAGGGCGACAAGATGCGAGACGAGTTGTAG